The following DNA comes from Pseudophryne corroboree isolate aPseCor3 chromosome 8, aPseCor3.hap2, whole genome shotgun sequence.
agtttGAGCATCACAGCTGCTCTGATTACACACAGACCTCCTTCATCAGGTCGAAATTTTCTCCTTTCCATTTCTCAGGTAACAAAATTTCTAAAATTCAAAAGAACAAAAGGGTGCGCCCCATAGTGCATAAACCAGCAAATAAGCAATTAAAGACAAAAACAGATCATATATTAAGTACCAATGGTGGCATTCAGACTACAGCGTATTGGCGGcaactctagtaatcatattatatagtattgCTAGGTCATAATTTGAGCTCCTTGCAAAGAGGAGGAGAACCCTCGCCCTGTATTTTCCTATGTTGTTTATGTGTTATATAGACTGTCTGGTATGCAAGGGATCAGGGACAGATTGCCCATCTGGAGATTAGCTCTAGCAAATACCAGAAGAGCCAATGGCCAGATAGGCCACTCCAGCTGCCTGAATGTGGAGGTCTTCAGCCACCATACAGAGCAATAGGGCTTGCTGCTAGGCCACAACTCCGTAACTCGCGATATTCCCCCTGAAAGATGTGGCCATATGTCCATGATGCTTGATCACGCCcccatgtgaccacacccctttctgtaTGCATGCTACTACTAGGCCGGCTCGCTGCTCAAGTCTGTCATTGCAAAGGATTATGTTCCAGCTGTAACCTCCTCTCCATATCTCTTTCAGGTCACGCCCCCCAGGATGCGCTCACCATCGCCATTTATCCTGACACTTGGGATCCTCCTCAGTATCTACCATCTGTCCACATGTCAGAACTGGGGGGCCTTTCAGAGAAAACACATTATTAATACAATGCACATCAACTGTAATGCTGTCATGCCTTCTTTCATTAGGGGACGACTATGCAAAAGGGTTAACACTTTCATCTATACACTTGCTCCCGCCACCATTAGGAGAATGTGCACTGGTCGTGGCCATGTGAATATAACAACTAGCACAGCCTTCCCGCTCTTCACATGCAATATAACTTCTTCCCGTACTCCACCTTGTACATATAGTTTGCAGCAACAAACTAATGTGGTGTGTATAACATGCGAGAGGAATGACCCTGTGCACTTGGAGAAAGAAGGTAGATGCTGAAATCTGTCTTCTAAATGCATCGTTTTTTA
Coding sequences within:
- the LOC134949435 gene encoding oocytes ribonuclease-like; its protein translation is MESMASASQLPEVPMMPLSAFSGTRSLSPAAISRSLSRLWEYRTHSRPDHAVPRSLPNGARIGCLIVAVSFAALALTTSARVRHSCPFWAGLSSRSALSLRHRIPDFIRKVTPPRMRSPSPFILTLGILLSIYHLSTCQNWGAFQRKHIINTMHINCNAVMPSFIRGRLCKRVNTFIYTLAPATIRRMCTGRGHVNITTSTAFPLFTCNITSSRTPPCTYSLQQQTNVVCITCERNDPVHLEKEGRC